The following are encoded together in the Methylomonas methanica MC09 genome:
- the cynS gene encoding cyanase produces MNQQQLTEILFTAKKQKGLKFADLETLLGRDEVWVAALFYGQARAELDEAQKLGQALSLDADAIEALQDFPLKGLGPMVPTDPLIYRFYEILQVYGMPLKAIIHEKFGDGIMSAIDFSMNVEKETDPKGDRVHISMSGKFLPYKKW; encoded by the coding sequence ATGAATCAACAACAGCTGACCGAGATATTGTTTACGGCTAAAAAACAAAAAGGCTTAAAGTTTGCCGATTTGGAAACTCTATTGGGACGGGATGAGGTCTGGGTAGCCGCATTATTTTACGGACAGGCGAGGGCCGAGCTGGATGAAGCCCAAAAACTGGGTCAGGCGCTGAGTCTGGATGCAGACGCCATCGAGGCCCTGCAGGACTTTCCGCTCAAGGGCTTGGGGCCGATGGTGCCGACCGATCCCTTGATTTACCGTTTTTACGAAATTCTGCAGGTATACGGCATGCCATTGAAAGCCATTATTCACGAGAAATTCGGCGACGGCATCATGAGCGCGATCGATTTCTCGATGAACGTGGAAAAAGAAACCGACCCCAAGGGCGACCGGGTGCACATCAGCATGTCCGGCAAGTTTTTGCCGTACAAAAAATGGTAG